The following coding sequences are from one Mycobacterium bourgelatii window:
- a CDS encoding serine hydrolase domain-containing protein: protein MTQQFCAVDSVLAGHHDPRFSDLAVALAEELTTGGELGAAITVDIDGESVVDIWGGYADRAKTRQWDRDTIVNVFSSTKNITALAALLLIDRGELDPFAPVAQYWPEFAANGKHTIEVRHVLSHTSGVSGWEPPFSTEELYDWDKSTARLAAQAPWWEPGTASGYHVVTIGHIVGELVRRITGMTLKEFVREEIAGPLAADFQIGARPEDDTRIAELVSPPAFDLPLDLMPEDSPMRKTFDTLPPTPDGALTAQTTAWRRADIGSANGHGNARSLVRCLSAISLGGKVNGIQLLRPETVELIFQEQANGIDLVLGMPARWGIGYALPKPEAVPDIPDGRICYWGGWGGSMVIMDLDRRMTMSYVMNRMGHVTPAGSERTQKYTRVLYQIVS, encoded by the coding sequence ATGACCCAGCAGTTCTGTGCGGTGGATTCCGTCCTCGCCGGACATCACGACCCACGTTTCAGCGACCTCGCCGTCGCTCTGGCAGAAGAGCTCACCACCGGCGGTGAACTCGGCGCGGCCATAACGGTCGACATCGATGGGGAGTCAGTCGTCGATATCTGGGGCGGATATGCCGACCGCGCAAAAACCCGACAATGGGATCGGGACACGATCGTCAACGTCTTTTCCAGCACCAAGAACATCACCGCTTTGGCGGCGCTGTTGCTGATCGACCGCGGCGAACTCGATCCTTTCGCCCCGGTGGCCCAATACTGGCCGGAGTTCGCCGCAAACGGCAAGCACACCATCGAAGTACGACACGTCTTGAGCCACACCTCGGGGGTTTCTGGCTGGGAGCCGCCGTTCAGCACCGAGGAGTTGTATGACTGGGACAAGTCGACCGCACGACTGGCCGCCCAGGCGCCGTGGTGGGAGCCCGGCACCGCGTCCGGGTATCACGTGGTTACCATCGGCCACATAGTTGGTGAGCTCGTACGCCGGATCACCGGGATGACACTCAAAGAATTTGTGCGCGAGGAGATTGCAGGACCGCTAGCGGCCGACTTCCAGATCGGCGCGCGTCCCGAAGACGACACCCGCATCGCCGAGTTGGTCTCGCCGCCCGCATTCGACCTGCCGCTGGACTTGATGCCCGAAGATTCCCCGATGCGTAAGACATTCGACACCCTTCCGCCGACTCCTGACGGCGCGTTGACGGCGCAGACCACCGCTTGGCGGCGTGCGGACATCGGCTCGGCCAACGGGCACGGCAATGCGCGCTCGCTGGTGCGGTGCCTTTCCGCAATATCACTGGGCGGCAAAGTAAACGGCATCCAGCTGCTGCGTCCCGAGACGGTTGAGCTGATCTTTCAGGAGCAGGCCAACGGCATAGATCTGGTGCTGGGCATGCCCGCCCGGTGGGGTATCGGATACGCCCTCCCGAAACCGGAAGCGGTACCGGACATCCCGGACGGGCGGATCTGCTATTGGGGCGGATGGGGTGGCTCGATGGTGATCATGGACCTGGACCGGCGGATGACGATGTCCTATGTGATGAACAGGATGGGTCATGTGACCCCCGCCGGATCGGAACGGACGCAGAAGTACACCCGAGTGCTCTATCAGATCGTGAGCTGA
- a CDS encoding MDR family MFS transporter, whose protein sequence is MEVLSQFRSFNRPSQVLMINQFGINIGFYMLMPYLADYLAGPIGLAAWAVGLVLGVRNFSQQGMFFVGGTLADRFGYKPMIVAGCLIRTGGFALLAVAQSLPSLLIASAATGFAGALFNPAVRAYVAADSGDRKIEAFAVFNIFYQAGILLGPLVGLALLMLDFRATVLGAAIVFAVLTVAQLFALPQHTADPDAERTSILSDWRTLVANRRFLAFGVAMSGAYVLSFQIYLALPMQAAVLAPGRQSLLVAAMFAISGLVAIAGQWRITQWFAARWDPSRSLVVGAMILVASFVPLLLVPNGQRLGNTAAITALLLSAGLLAVASAALFPFEMRTVVTLSNNRLVATHYGFYSTIVGVGILVGNIAVGWLMSVAHRLGSDEIVWGVLILVGVATIAGLYRLDRRAVDQLTI, encoded by the coding sequence ATGGAGGTGCTTTCGCAGTTTCGCAGTTTCAACCGCCCCAGCCAGGTGCTGATGATCAATCAGTTCGGCATCAACATCGGGTTTTACATGTTGATGCCGTACCTGGCCGACTATCTGGCCGGGCCGATCGGCTTGGCGGCCTGGGCGGTGGGTCTGGTGCTCGGTGTGCGCAACTTCTCCCAGCAGGGCATGTTCTTCGTGGGCGGCACGCTGGCCGATCGGTTCGGTTACAAGCCAATGATCGTGGCGGGATGTCTGATTCGCACCGGCGGCTTCGCGTTGCTGGCCGTGGCCCAGTCCCTGCCCAGTCTGCTGATTGCTTCGGCGGCAACGGGTTTCGCGGGTGCGCTGTTCAACCCCGCGGTACGGGCCTACGTCGCCGCCGATTCCGGCGACCGCAAGATCGAGGCGTTCGCGGTGTTCAACATCTTCTATCAAGCCGGGATTCTGCTTGGTCCGTTGGTCGGATTGGCGTTGTTGATGCTGGATTTCCGCGCGACCGTATTGGGCGCCGCGATCGTGTTCGCCGTACTGACCGTGGCGCAGTTGTTCGCCCTACCGCAACACACGGCCGACCCCGATGCCGAGCGCACGTCGATCCTGTCCGACTGGCGGACGTTGGTTGCCAACCGGCGGTTCCTGGCGTTTGGTGTCGCGATGTCCGGTGCCTACGTGTTGTCCTTCCAGATCTACCTCGCGTTACCCATGCAGGCCGCGGTCCTCGCGCCCGGCCGCCAATCTCTCTTGGTGGCGGCGATGTTCGCGATTTCGGGACTGGTCGCGATAGCCGGGCAATGGCGCATCACCCAGTGGTTCGCAGCGCGCTGGGACCCGTCGCGCAGCCTCGTCGTGGGCGCGATGATCCTGGTGGCGTCGTTCGTTCCGCTGCTGCTGGTCCCCAACGGACAACGTCTCGGGAACACCGCCGCGATCACCGCGCTGCTGCTGTCCGCCGGTTTGCTCGCCGTTGCCTCGGCGGCGCTGTTCCCCTTCGAGATGCGCACCGTGGTGACCTTGTCGAACAACCGACTGGTGGCGACGCACTACGGGTTCTACAGCACCATTGTCGGAGTGGGCATCCTGGTCGGCAACATTGCGGTCGGCTGGCTCATGAGCGTGGCGCACCGTCTCGGTTCCGATGAAATCGTTTGGGGAGTGTTGATTCTCGTAGGAGTCGCAACGATCGCTGGGCTGTACCGCCTCGACAGACGCGCCGTCGATCAGCTCACGATCTGA